From the genome of Solea senegalensis isolate Sse05_10M linkage group LG21, IFAPA_SoseM_1, whole genome shotgun sequence:
TCCTTCTGTAACTGATACAATGAACTGAAACCAGTGGCTGGTCACACTCACCGTGCTAATAGGAACTGGGAGCTGTGGGACGAGGACGTGGGATTGCTTTCACCCACAGTGGCACTGTTAGCAGTTGCAGTGCTGGGTGGAGGGATGGTGGTGCCAGTGTTGCCCGGGTTGTTGCCGCGTCGCGTCGCATGGCGCCCCGTCTCCACTTGCTGCCGCGCCGCCTGAGCCTGCTGCCGCTCCAACTGCAGTTGcatctggagctgctggagctgcgaGGCTGAAGGCCCTGATGAGTTTATTTGCCCCCCTGCTGCACGCCGCACACCTGACAGCTGAGACAACAACTCTGCAGGAGgcacaacaaaaacaggctTCACTGTTGACCGTTTCTAAATAAGTCATGGTTTCAAAAGGCAATAGGAGATATATAGTGTGCAGTAGGATTAAAGGACTGCGGAGTACAGGGATTTGTTTGGATATGAAAGTACAACATTTCTCCATGAGAACCTCCCAGGTCAATGATCAGTTTATAACTTCATTTCAGAGAATAAAAAGGCAATAAAACTTGAGATACGTTTTGAAATGTAACACTAGATTAATAACACACTTTGTACTTTGTAGCTTTTCCCTGAGAAAAACTTAATTCATGTGATTCCAAAATACATGTTTACGTTTCTTGAGAGTATTTTATCAAAAGAAAACGAGTGTGCATCCTGGGAACTACTTATTTACCGTGTATAAGAGACATAAACAGCAGCATCGTGTTTACAAACTGAGCTctgtttgtatgtatttgttcTTTTAGTATCAATAATCCTAATATACGGTATGTTAATACTACTTTAATACAGCACACAAAGATTTGTGATTATAGCAAAGATAAACTTGTTACTATTTGTGTTGTACCATCTTCACGACTGTCCCAACACAAATAGGGCGATCCTAAAAAAACAGAGTCACTGTTACGGCCTACAGAAGATGAGGTTGTTGTGGAGCAACACGCTCTAATCTAATTTCACCCACCcttacaaacaaaaaacttttctgAGTCAGTCATAATATTGGACAGATGTGATCGAGCACAGGTGTATAAGTGGTGTAGTGTAGCGTCAACTGTAGCAAGTTTACTTCCTCAGTTAATCCACTTTGTTCAAGAGACCGCCACACTACACATGTTGAGGACACTCTTCACATTATATTGCTGTCAAGGAAAAATTTGGTACATCTGTGGGACGCATGGACAACAAGTTTGATGGGTCCTTTTAGATTTTAACACGTACCCATTAACATCCCTGCCCTTTAACTTTGTTTGCCCGTTCTTCTGCCAAAATTCTTCTTGTGATTTTTCCAGCTAAGCCTCATAGAAAGTTAAACCCCTCCCTCCCCACAAAGACTTTGAGAGcgttattcatgtttttattacgTCAAGATTGGATTGTTGTAAATCTTTATATGTGGGCACAGAACAGCCAACTCTTCGTCGTCTCAACCTCAAACCAGTTGCTCCTGGACGTTCCTAGAACAAGGTGTAAAACCAGAGGTGATTGAACCTCTCGGTGGTTGCCCCAAGTCTTTGGAGTAGTTGACCTTATCATGTAAGAGCAGTCCAGACTCTTGAAACCTTTAAGTCcctcctgaaaacacacatcttCTCCTTGGCATTAAATTCAGGATGCGCTAGACCACTTGCCTTTATCTGTTGCGctctttcttattttattgtattatatactTCTATATTCATTCaccataaatacatttgttttctgtgttacTTAAAATAGGTGGATGCATAAAGCAGGTTTATGAATTGATGTTACCTTTACCAGCAGATGATTACTAGCATCCCCTCTCGTCTGGTTCTGACAAATGTTTCCAAACCACCAATGTAaagagtattattattatgtgaagAAAGTGCATCTCATTCTCACCTGCAATTGGGTCCATTGCTTCTCTATTACTGGGGGTGTAGGTTGAGCTCtgtgatgaggatgatgagagtCCTCCTGTGGAGCCACTAGTAAAGTGCATATTTGTGCGTCGTGCTCTGGGACCACCCAGTCCTCGTCCAGGGTGGAACATCCTACGTACATGTCGAACACTGCTGGACTCGTCGTAAACAGGGACGGTTAAGGATAAATGCAGTGAAGTGACACACAACTTATAAACAAAGTATATGTACAAACACATCTCTATAGTATGAATAGACCCAGGAAGGATATTAAATCTCTTGGCGCTCTGTGTTCAAGTGTGAGGTGAGCTGTAAAGTCGTCTGTGACGTGGTTTGGGTCCCCTCCTGGCAAAGCAGCACATATGGGACAAAtctgaagaaagagagagaggtttcTATTTGAGATAAACAATCTCCAACTGAGCTGATTACCCCACAACAAAATACATTACATAGAAATGAAAAGGGGACAGGATTAAACTGATGAACAATGGCATCATCCATCGCCGATAGTGTGGAGTCACGGTCATGTGGCGATTCTATCCTTCATCACTATGATTTACTGTACAAACATCACACTGCCAATTAAGTGGATACTGCCCAACCCACTCTTACTAAAGGCTAAAGAGTTTTTATATTGGTTATAAGGCACTTTAAGTGGACAATTAATGGATGCTGTGTTTTAGCAGCATGGGAGGACctattgaccttttttttttgcaagaacCATTCATTTACACACCCAAACTTCTAAGCATTGGACACAGCTTGTAAAATACTGGAATTCTACTAAGCAGTAATGGCAGTTGACCCCCTGTGACAGTGGCCATGTATCCTACAGCAGCCAAAAACAAGCCAGCACTGTCGGTCTGCCTGAATGGAcgcataaaaaaacatgaaccacGGCACACTGTGCCCAAAAGTCTGACCACACCGATCAAGGAAGTGACCCAAACCAAACAACACTTCAATCACCACAAAACCCAAGAGAAATCCTCACTGTAACACACAAACCCATGAAGCCAACACGGCACATGAACAGCACTGGCACCAATAGACAGCAATGAATCAAACACCAGTTACACAACAAAGCCACTCTAGTGGAACCACAATGACACAAGGCAGTCTGGGACATAAACAACCAGAACACAGAAATTAAGcatttttagttttctgttattattattattatacccaTATACTCATATTGGACAACCTCTACACTGGATGACATATTCATTACCTTTATTTCTATGTATATGGTTACTCTAGATTACTGCACTAGATGAGTCCAAAACAAACATAGAACTTACTCATGTTTGAGTAAAATTTGAAAACACCAACAGCACCCAGCTGAAACTGTTAATTCTACCCCTGTATTGTTTCCTGTACTTATAATTTCTTTTAAACCACTGAGATTTACACTTACATTTCATCGTACAGCTgttcaataacaataaagacaTGCAATTGTTCCCTTTCCTATTTTATAAAGAAGTGATTTGCTTGTGaaaattcttttaaaatgtacaccCTTAGTAAGCCGGCAATACTGAAAGGTGGGCTGGGAAATGTTAGTTGGACTGTTATATTAATGCTAATAGATTTGCTGACACActcagaaaattaaaaacatattccaCAGAGTAAACTCTTTAAAATCTTGGTTTAGTGCAGCACCTGTGGAAAACCAGAGTACAAATCCAACTGTCTCTACCTACAGGCTCCAAGGGTCTCATTTGACCCTTAGTAGTTATTCTGCTAGCAGCCAGGCAGGTGTGAGCACTGTCAGCAGCAGCCTCACCCTTTGCTTCACTATGCTGATTTTATTCAGCAGTGgacaacacttttaaaaaacattgtctAAAAAGTATTCTATAAAAGCCCTCTGTGCATTCTGGTACATCGTTTCAGCTGACTGAAATCTAGTAGGGTAGAggtaagggggaaaaaagaaagacattatcCACCTAATGATTTCAATAAACATTATGTCTGTGGATTGCAGAATTAAACTAGGCTGCTGGAGCTGTTTTTAGCACCAAAACCAACATAAAATCTGCGCATGTATGCATGCAATGAGCCGTTCATGAGTGCAGTATACTCACCACCTCTGTGGATGTCTCAGCATGTTCTGAAGTGACATGCTCCTGTAGGGACGTCTCTGTGAAGCCCATCTTGCCACAATAAGGACATGTGAATGACTGTGGTTGCTCTACTGAAAAAGTGTCTCCTCCATAATACAAGTCTGCAAGAAGACAGAAACACGGCAACCATGACTGATTTTCACATGTGATTAATACTAATGAAGTATCACAACACTGCCCAATAAATCATCAATTAACTTAATCATGTTGAATGATTTGTAAGTATATAGCAGACAATGACACAGGTTGAATCGTTTGTGTATATCAGTAAGCCACACCAGTTTCTGTATTATCTGTCGGCCTGGACCTTACCATAGTCTACCCTGGTTAATATACACTGCATGGGGTGCTCTGTGGTGTGTCTTGTCGTTGTGGCTCCACTCTCGTAGCACGATGCGCACAGGTCGTAGTCGTAGCAAATTAAACACTTGAACCGTCTTCCTCTAAAGTTCCCTTTTAAACATGCATCACAGCTCACACCTGCAAATGAGACAAGAAGGAGTCAAGTCAAATATGTGGACATGACAATGAAGTTCCTTATTATAACTGCACACTATGAGATTCGCCACAAGAAAGTAATTTCTGTCTGTAGGCCAGTCTCACCACCATGAGAATGTGTTTTGGAGTGGCACCAACCCATAAGTGCCAGCAATGAAGAACTCTGGCATTCCAGTGAACTATACCAGCAACTCAGCGCCATGACACAGATGCATACAGCATCCAAAAGATCCTTTCAGTGCAGTGTTTGTTACTCATTTATAGCATGGTCACACATTTTCAGTGAGTACACTGCAATTTGTATTTAATATGAACGCTTGACTGAGTGAATGAACTGCTCAAGACAAACACAAGGTAATGTGGTACCTAGCACAGTCATGGCTGGGTCATctattcaattattatttagtCATTATCATATCTAATCTTATTGCTAGGTTATATTTTGCCAAAGTGAATAGCTCATAAAAATAACTTTACTGATAGGACTGTAATAAAGTTATCAAGTTTGAGTACAGTTAAACACAACTACTGCTACGCTGACAATTATTTTAAAGGATAAATATATTACTGTAGCTAGTTTTAAGGGATTTTCCTCTGGCTACACTGATCTCCTGAACAGAGgcagtttaaaaatacaaaaactcaTGACACATGaaacattaacaaacaaaatcctgacatgaataaacacattgTTTGGAAATGTGTAGTTTTATCAGCTCTGCATGTTGATTAAAGGCTTGGTCACACTAGTGTAACCTGTGTGCCTTCCTTAGGTCAACCTACACTTACATTTTCAAGAGGAAACCAGGAATAACTAGCCTGGCCTCCTTGGACAATCAACCAAACAGGCCGACAAGTAGCTTAGTTGTCTGTTGTTACTTCAAACAAGCAAGTTACTAAGGTTTCACATCTTGGCAGCACTGGGTCTAACGAACTATATGTACCATGCTTATGaacacattacaaaaacacagaaactatggaaaaaaacaggtttgtctGGCAGTGGTGCCAAAATAAGAGCCACATTTGCCATTTGGTCTGTGGTTAGTTAGTTTATTTTAACACACCGTAGTTTGCTTATAGCTTGCCACCTGGCTAACTTAGTGCTTGTTACATGAAGAGAGGCCTCAGACTGTATACTTCTTGATGACAGTGCATTCACTAACAACAGCAGTAAATGTGCACAATTGGGCCACGTATTACCACAAGAGCAAACTAATATACAATTAACAGAACCACACGAAAAATATGGCACTATCAATATTAAAGTGTACGTCTGTGACAACCGGCAAAAGCAATAGAAACGAATCATAAAAGTAGCATACATTAGCCTGCTCGCTAGCCCAGCTAACGAAAGGTAACGCAGCGCATAGCAACGGCTAACTGCTATTCTCGTCAATGTTGCCGACACAGTGATATCGTTTGCAGCACATTATAAAACTCTGTGCACGTATATACACCACAGCCGCCGAAGACGAATAtgtgtgtcccggaacaaatgtgaaaataagacTGGAAAAGCGCAACAACACCCTCCCCCTGACTTGAATTAGCACTTAGCATAGCTAGCTGAGTAGCTAGCTGCCCTGGGTAATTTAGCTGCAACCCCGGCGCCGTGGAGCCGTTTACCGACTCACCCTCATGTCGGGACATCCTACAGGCAGCGACACAGCCCCTCCTCGGGCTCCCCAGTGCGCTCAACAGGGGCACCGATACCGTTTCTGAGATGCTAAGGTGGGGAATGCTACACCCTCGTTGCTTTTTCGAGCAAGATGGATTCCCCCAGCAGATTGCAGTTTGCTCTGCTTCCCCTCCCTGAGTGTCACTTGTCGCTGATAGCTCCGGGTGAACAGCAGGCGGCGCTCTCGTACAGCTCTACCGTACAATCAACCCACTGCGATTGTCATTCCCTCACTTCTGTCTCGCAGGGATATGCCCCTCTCCCCGCAATGGGACGCGTACAATGACATAATCTCTAATATGAAGAGAATGCGATTGGACACAGTCACAGGAGGACTTAAGGTGCATAAATAGATTGTTGGCAGTGGTGGTCCATAATCTTGTATTACTgccttatttctttttttattattatttttttttagaaaaaggaATGAAGTTGGCACTTTAATATGCAAAGGTAGACTCAATGGATGTCCTGTAATGTCTGATGTTGATGATTTAGTAAGTGAGTGATATTTTAGTTTTAAGATGAAACTgtgataaaaatattaataaatctaatacattttattataattcttAATTCACTACTGCTTTCATCGTCAAGTGCAAATGCTTCCATTCTGAATTTACCAAAGTGACACAGTCAAAACTTGCATGTACCAGGTCCTGCAAGCTAAAAGGGTTTTACATACTTCaattttctgtcaaaaaaatcatcagtctttctaataataataataataataataataatataaaaatcatTGTGTTACTTAATATacaaccactttattaggtaacCTAATCCAGAAGTGAAGCgactttgaacgtggcatgGCTGctggtgccagacaggctggtctgagtGCCAATCCCCTGGAATTTTCACACAACCATCTCTCTGTTTCCTTGTCTGAATGAATGGTCTGAAAAATAGAATATGTATACTGAGTTCTCTGGACGAAAATGCCTCATGGATGCCAGAAATCAGGAGAACAGCTAAACCCATTTGAGataaaaaggcaacagtaacacaTCAAAACTTGATGTAGATGGGTTACAGCGGCAGAAGACACACGTAAACCCCAAAGAAGTGGCCAGTGACTGTAAAGCAAAGTGAAAGAACTCATCACCAAAGAAATCTATCataaaaaagtctttattttcgTACAtaatattcatttcatttgtgctgATGGGGATGCAATCAGTCTGACAAACCAGTGCATTAAAATGACGACTTCACAGCAGTGTAGAAGGCCGGGGAGGTACTCGCAACTCTTACTTTGTGCCTTGCTCTCACTTTGAGTATTTTCTCCTAATATAACCGAGGATAATGCCAATAGACACGGTTACCCCCGACTACGTTCTGTCTACGCAAGTGGACAAAGAAAGACTCAGGACTCCACCCTCATGCATAAGCCTGATGTATAGTCTTAAAATGTTACACATTCTGTACAGACAATTACATGTGCTTTGTGTCAACAGTGAAGAgtgagcacttttttttctagCCCCCCCCCACTGCCAGCTTTATTGAATGACAGTGAGGGggggaaaagtaaagaaaacagcagaaTCTCAGTCTCAACAAACATACCATACAATCTCCTTCAACTGCTGCATCTGCAActtctgaaacaacaacaacaaaacaagatcTTAAGGCATAACTTTGTAAGGTACGGTGTACTGCATTTTGGGATGACAACAAactaatgtttttatgtgtccTGCTGTAGCTTCTCTACAATGCAAACAATTTAGCAGCAAATCCCACTTGATAGAAACCTGCTGGTGAAAAGAATGCTtccatcaaaaaaacaaaaagaaatgataaagCCTCTGCCTTCAAGAAACAGTCATTCAACAGACCTAAAGCCAAAGTAGTGGATACAAACCCTCATCTTCATGTGAATTTCCATGAACATAATAATtactctttcactttctcatCAAAATAgaacaatatttacatatttgcaTCAGCtttgaaattgtgaaatataCCGTAGGtctgatctttttcttttttcttttttcctatACGTCAAAATACTTGTACGCCATCTTCCATGATACTTGTAGCACCTGAGCAAAATCATGTTCTGACCACTGGTCACACGCCGATGCGAGAAGCCGTGTGGATAACATATCTTAAATTACATGACTTAAAGCAAACACAATTATGTACATATTAAGTTTACATTTTGGAGCACTTAGCCATATTTACAGTACAATCAAGGGTTTTGGATGCTGAAGGCACAGCTTCATGTATTCTCAACTAATTACAAAATTTTTAACTGGTTAACCGAAAGACCGAaagtataacaaagaaaagcatcCAGCTTCGTTTGGTGATCGCTTTTGTTCAGGTCAGTGTTCTTTGGAAATCAATGCTCAAGAATGTGCCGTGTGATATCGCTAAAACcaacatataaaaaaatgcTATTAAACGTTAAAAGGTACAGTGTTCATCAAACACATAAGCTTCAACACAGGAGTGTCCGTGCCccagacaacagcaacacataCAAACTTCACATAAAAGTCTTCTCTATCGTGATATGGACTGAGGTGAGGTGACTTTAGGCCACTTTGGATC
Proteins encoded in this window:
- the kcmf1 gene encoding E3 ubiquitin-protein ligase KCMF1, translating into MSRHEGVSCDACLKGNFRGRRFKCLICYDYDLCASCYESGATTTRHTTEHPMQCILTRVDYDLYYGGDTFSVEQPQSFTCPYCGKMGFTETSLQEHVTSEHAETSTEVICPICAALPGGDPNHVTDDFTAHLTLEHRAPRDLDESSSVRHVRRMFHPGRGLGGPRARRTNMHFTSGSTGGLSSSSSQSSTYTPSNREAMDPIAELLSQLSGVRRAAGGQINSSGPSASQLQQLQMQLQLERQQAQAARQQVETGRHATRRGNNPGNTGTTIPPPSTATANSATVGESNPTSSSHSSQFLLARLNEPKMSEAERQFLEGERADRSLFVQELLLSTLMREESSSSDEEERRDFADFGAMGCVEIMPLDVALENLQLRESSFTGKEPPPPPL